The Hydra vulgaris chromosome 05, alternate assembly HydraT2T_AEP genome includes the window aattttttatctaaaatcgATTTTCTAATgtcgttttaaaaatttaaccgCGGTTATCCACCTTCTTTTGACAAAGAACTGATCGTGTATAGtgttaaatataacatatttaaaaactggCTGCTATTGAGTGCCATTTTAATAATGAGACTAGTTTTTATGGAGGAATGCGTGGTGCGACATTAAACTATGTTAATAGATTAATGTCGCACCACGCATTAATGGTCATGGAAATTAGtgaattaacattatttaatagcactaattacattttaatgcaataattttttattttaaatatatgcttTAAAAGTTACTTCTTATTCCGTTTTATGATAATCTCaaagttttatagaatagtCCTCAAAGAACTTTCAGCAGTtattactgtatttttttttacagagtCTTCCAAATCTTCAAATATTGAATTTTCACGAAAAGATATATTCTTTATGGTGAAAgacagtttaaaaaatgaatataaattcaTCATTAATGTTTTGACAGatgcaattttcaaaaaaacggaACATGTGATACAAGTAGGCGAGGATGAAATGTCATTATCACggttattttcaaattttcgaTCGAGATGGAGAGCAGCAGGAAAATGGGaagatttttttctcaaaaaaaatgaagaatggtTGAAGGGCACcgtataattttcaaaattatccaATACTGAATGCACAACATCTGAGAAGATTGTGAAGAGTGATAATAAAAAAGGAACATGTGGGCGACCTTCGCAATCCTTTGCTTCATCTAGTGAAAGATCAAAGAGGCGAAAGACTCAAGAAGTACGTTCTACTTTTTCTACAGAAGAATTGGCATATGCTGCTCAAATGAGTTTAAGGACTTCTGGTCAAGTACATGCTGTTCAAGTTGTTAAAGATGTCACATTAACAACCCCAACAAGAGccttaaaatatatatccgCTGTTAGTTCACAAAATGAAGTACCTTTAACCCCAGATGAAGCACTTTCTTTAATGATCGAAAACGGAGAATCAAAGCACTCTTATCAACTATCAAGAAATGTAGCTAGAGCacataaattcaaattatacCCATCATACCTTGAagtagaaaaagcaaaaaacgtTGTTATCCATCAGTTGTGTACACAACTGTTAGTGACTCGTGCGCACAGATTGAACTACAGGCTTTACTTGATCATACCACATCTAGAATTATACAACTTCAGGCTGATATCATTGATACTCTAAATCCGGAAAATTCTGCAAAAATTAGTACTTTACTGTAAATGGGGATGTGATGGAAGCAGCGGTCAaagtgtttataaacaaaaacttactgAGACTGTAAAATCTGATGAAAGCATTTTTTATACTTCTCTTGTACCTTTACAATTAATACACAACAACCACAAGACGGGTGAAGCAACTATTGTGTCGAAAAATTCTAGACCATCATCTCCGCGATACTGCAGACCAATACAATTGCAATTTGTACATGAAGATGTACAGTAAACATTGAAAGAAGTTACCGACATTGAACTACAGATTGAGGGTCTTGCACCATATGCTAATAAACAAAATGGAAAATCCATTTCAGTAACTTATTGTATGTCATTTACGATGATAGACGGTAAAGTCTGTAATGTAGTAACTGGTACCACTTCTACACAACGCTGCTTCCTGTGCAAAGTTTCCtctaaagaatttaatgacatcaacaacattataaaaatgGACATTACAACAGATAATTTAAGATTTGGCATATCTACATTGCATGCATGGGGCTTATCGTTGATCGACCCAAAGCCAGGATATGGAAGCTCTAACGATGGAAATACAGCgcgttgctttttttttaaaatgctgctaTATCTGCTGAAATAACAGGAGTCGATGAAAAATTAATTCAccaaaattatgttattttgcAGGTAATTTCGAGCGGGTTTGATATAGAtgatgaaaaattcaaaaactattGTGTAAATACCGCCCATTTATTTGTTGCTTTATATCCGTGGTATTACATGCCTACATCTGTACATAAATTGCTGATCCATGGAGCAGAAATTGTAAAGTATGCCCTTTTACCGATTGGACAACTTTCTGAAGATGCCCAAGAGTCACGCAATAAGGACATTAAAAACTTCAGATTACATCATTCAAGAAAATGCTCAAGAGAATCGAATATGAGAGACATTTTTAATAGGCTCTTATTAACATCAGATCTATTTCTCTCGAGCATCAGGAAATTGCCCCAGATACCGGTAAAATCTCTACATCGAGAAGCTATACAATTGTTATAACAACCTGAAGTCACCAGACAAGAGACAAGAAACGATTTCGATTTAGATACAAGTGGTTCAACATCAGATTCCGAATCGAATGATTCGAACATTGATGAATATGACATACGTGATTTTTTTTACTAGGATTAaagaaacacttttttttacatatatgtgAGTTATTCttttaccaattaaaaaaataaaaataaaattacaaatttctgtttttttattaatagtataaatttgaaaataattttgcaatgtttttgcTCTTATTTAACTCTTGAATCATTAGCAATGACCTTGAAAACCAAACTACATgagatttcattttttcaacGTATGAACAGTTTTGGCCGCCATATTAGAGCcgccattttgatttttttaaatctgaccTCAGATTCCTAATCAGCGACCTCGAAAACCCTTATGTAGGTAATTTGGGAATTTTGGCCACAAAATCAGGATTTCGTCCCACTGTGCGACTATAGGTTTAGAGTTTAAAGAAAACATCCTTCCGGAAAAAATCCCTCTGAGAAAAAATTCCCCGCGAAAAATCCCccgtaaatattaaaatttaaagaaaaagtattactTTGAAATTGGTAGATTGCCTCCCCAAACCAATACCCTTAGTCAATGTAGCGGCACTCCAcgttctacctatttgtcacTCGATCTATGAAAAATGAAGGATCAATGTTCTGTTTGTATTATACGTacgtataaaatatttatattatagacaacttttatattgatatatcGCTTATTTTAtacactataaaaaaaaatcctggtGGATTTTTTCCGGTGGGATTTTTTCCTGCTACCTTGATTAAGTCGAAGTGGATAACAACACTATTCTTTACTAACTGCTTTAAACCTTTACAGACCAACCgacaatcaattttttaaaatccaattAAAATAGCGGTTAAGttgatttttcaattatttagcTCGTTACTTTGGATTAAATAAAGTTACTCGAACGTttcatttgaataatttttttttttaaatttagtatacaatttttgttaatataattattttgattgtaACAGGAATCCCTTATAGATTTGgattttttgcaaaatctttaatcaacaacgTTTACGCCTCGTAATACGTCGACTTAACATATTACGCAAATATTACTtctacaaataaacaaaacaaaaaagtcgAAAATTTTCCTTCGTAGAGtcattaattaagttaaaagttttaactttttatttagttaatttaattgaatttaaaaattaatttaatttaattaatcgCTAATTTAATACAATGAAAATGGCTCGGCAAAAGAGCAAatgattcttttaaattttgaaaattttttaattaacttagtGTTGCGTAACTTATAGACGATTACGTTGCGTAACTTGTAGACGATTTTTAAATCGTTACTCATTTATTTTCCACACATCGTTAGTTTgtttagcttttaaaaattttaaacaaaaagtttgtttagcttttaaaaattttaagtaagcTAAGATAAAGAccaaaaattaactattttaaaagttttttgtttgttgattcagtttttgttattatatattgtttatttaacgTGCTTGTTTATTTTAGAGATTTACAGTTTGTTGGTTTAATTAATTAGCCGATGATATAGAGATGTTTTGGAGAAACTTGTCGCAACACTTAGTATGagcttttaattgttttctcattaaattgaaataaattgttcATTAATACCGTACTTTTTTCAACTTCTGTGTAAACAACTTCTGAAAATTGTGGCACGACAAATAACGAGAACTGTGACACAACAAGTAAAAAGAATTGTGGCACTACGAAGGTATACGAGAATAAAGAGTTAAACGGTTTTATCATACCGTTAAAAATGGATAACACatactttgaaaaacaatacaCTCCCAGCTACTGGACCTCAAAACATTCTAGCAGAGATGCATGCTTGGAGCATTATTTGAAACTTTCTTTGCATGAGTCTGAAGTTGTCAGAAGCAAGTTTCAATGCGAATTAAATGTACCGTATGGAGATTCGGATAGAGAAAGAGTTGATTTTTTCTTTCCTGAAAAAGTAAGCgataacaaaatactttttgtttatattcatGGTGGATTTTGGTACGAAGGGAACAAAGAAATGTATTCAATGATAGCCAAACCTTTTTTACAAAACGGACACCCCGTTGCCGTTGTTGGGTACGATTTATGTCCTACAGttagtatatttgaaataaaaaaacaagtcttaAAGGCATTTGACACTATAAAATCTCGTTTTCCAGAGTTTAAACTATGCATTATTGGTCATTCGGCTGGAGCATATTTAGCATTTGCGTTTGCTCGTGAAAGCAAAATGTACATTAAATCCTTGGTTTTAATAAGCGGAGTTTATGATGTCACTCATTTAATTAAGACCAAGATGAATGAGTTATTGCAAATCGACGACAAAAGTGCTGACACGTTGAGCTTATACCAATGCTGTGATAAACTACAAACAGagagcattttattttttttcggcACTAAAGAGTCCGAAGAATTTCAAAGACAAACTCAAGAGTTTTGTGAACATGTTTCAAAGTTTAACTTGAATGTTCATGTTTGCGCCTTTGAAAACGAAGATCATTTTAGTTTAGTTGAAAATTTCTCCGAGAATCAATCTAAAGTTGTTGATcgaatatatttaactttaaaagtttaaaataagaaattgtttTCTCAAACAATCTTGTCTTCCTTATAAAACAGAAAGTCTAAAATGAGGTATTTTGCAATTAAATAGTACCATTCATTAAAAGCACCAATCatttaaagttacaaataaaatttttttaataaaatctttttttaaaaaagtaaattttaattaagttttttcttgtCATTTTTCAACATCAAGTCAACATCAAGTTTTTTCTTGTACAGCGAATTTAGGACCGCATGTTACGTCACtaataagaaaattgaaaaagggcatataaatttaaaaatgtgttagtGTGCAGACCATAAAGACTTTTTGTCGAAAACCGTTAAAAATTAACGCGTTAAAATTTCTCAtgtcaaacaaacaaaaaaattaattttaactgcACTCATCTTTCAAAGGCGCTACTACAGCGTAGAAGGTCactccatttaaaaaaaaaataacgttaCAACCCTCTGCCAACCTTTTAACTGCGAAAAAACGAAACGAGGCCgctgcgtggacaaacaagttTACCAACCACCAGAGATGTAATGGGAATCGAAGCGAGCGTTCTACCAATGCGCATTTACCGTAATgaagtactataaaaatattacatgttataagataaaaaatataactatataaaaaaaatatataatataaaaaatataactatttaaaaaatatatataatataaaaaatataactatataaaaaaaatatataatataaaaaatataactatttaaaaaatatatataatataaaaaatataactatataaaaaaaagattatttgcaaatagctaaaaaaaaagtctacaataattaataaatttaaattatagaaaacattacaaaaaaaagcatacaaGCCAACAATTTTGTTCTTATTCACACATGTAACTAAAGTTTTCttaataaggtttttaatataactactttttatattaagtcTCTAGGAAAGAGAGGGAAGGGGGCGGGTGGGGCGGGGGAAAGCTATTTGAAACAATTGCAATGGGGTTGCAATCTTTTTTGAGTCGATTTCTGTTTACTTCTTTATTCAATTAGTAATTAAACTAActttaattatcattaattagagttaacttgattttttttattttattaaaccaaaatgaaaaataaaaaaaaaaataaatactccATGACCTTCTGTGCTATCTGCACTAATTTTAGGTATTCAAATTATGCCATAAAATAATTTGCAATCATTTATGATATTGTACTAAATAAACTCTTAGACATTTTCAAATTcactgaaacttaataaaaccaGAAAATTCTGCTACAATTTGAGTTATTCAACACTGTCGATGAAATTATTGTGGAGCATTTATTGTAGTAAGACAACttgaatattaaacattttttattaatgtctaCCAGCCTATCCTACAAACATATATCTTCTAAAGTAAATCTAGTAAGTAGTACGGTGTTATGGAAAGTTATCATTCAAGAACAacagcaaaatattatttaccttTACAATCATTCCAATAGTAATcagtatataataaaagtataaaataaaattgaaattattaattaaaattagtaatactACAATTAATAACCATGATAATTTTAGATAACcatgataatttaatttaaaataatttggaaATGAGTGTTAATGATGAAGTTACTCATCGTTGAAAGTCATTTTGATAATCTAATTTCAAGGTTTCACTTCTCGTAATGTCTTGAAATTAGGCAATTATAAGCGACTAAAATGTTGAGTATCggtttattacaaaataaatttttgataagtgGATACAGTTAATAATAAACCAACGTAATCTGATCGAATAAATGACAACAACAATCTGATTAAAGGAGTAATagttaaataatgataatgtaacaataacaataataacaataatagtaataatagtaaatataataacttacaaTAGTAACTACAATAAcaaaagttggaaaaaaaaagatataaaaaacgatataaaaactacattcaacattaaaaaaaaaaaaaaaaatagaaaggcAAAATTACACAGAAGTTAATAGCATCACacatatatttctaaattataaatttaaaatataaagtcctttatggacgaccccaaAGTAAGTAAAAGATCAAGTGATtaagaatcttttaaaaatatttataaaaggaattaaataaaaacaaacaaacaacaggcataaaaatcaacaaacagacaaaacaaaaaaacaggaAAGAAGGCAAACAGATACTTATTTCCGATACtaaacaaacagaaaacaaaaaatgacgaaatatctgaaaaaacaaaaatgacgaaatatctgaaaaaactaagctttttcaaatcttttttttttttttgtcattaattttttctgtttgtttagTATCGGAAATAAGTATCTGTTTGTCTGCTTTCCTGTTTTcgtctatgtttttttttaaagagttttttcttttaatttttttagaatttctttagaaatttaaaaaatttttcataaatttgtttaagaGTTCTCAAGgaatttttatattcttgtgaCATAAATTTCACTCATCAAGAAAAATCAACACTGTTGTAACAGTGTTCATTTGTCTTGATAAGTTAAATTAATgccataaaaatataaaaacttgaatatattCTTAAGAATTGCATCTGCTGATAATGATTCTTATCATGCTCACTAAAtctctttacattttttttcaaatacattttatcaagtttgttttatttaatcttatttgtttagcaaatttttttttcaaatgaaaattaatttgccTTCAGCCACTTAACATCAGGTTATATTTGCCTCATTTATGTTTGCCTgctaaagatatttatattaaaaaaagaaaaaaaaaagaaagattttaactgaaacatttttagcaaatcaatatattagattaaaaaaaaaaattggtccaCACTGCAGTGTAAAGCTCCAGGCGCAGTCAAGCAATGTGACGTCTGACTTTATTGCTCAAAGTTCGGAACCTTTTCGGACTTTTTCGgatttttggattttttcgCCTacgtatttttgtaatttttttgcctAATTATTTATTGGAACAAATATGTTCCAGCAGCATTTTTCTGatcataataaaaagcaaagtaGGGGAAGTTGGAGAAGctaaagtatgtattttttttaagtgattcaCAGTgaataaatt containing:
- the LOC136080588 gene encoding kynurenine formamidase-like; translated protein: MDNTYFEKQYTPSYWTSKHSSRDACLEHYLKLSLHESEVVRSKFQCELNVPYGDSDRERVDFFFPEKVSDNKILFVYIHGGFWYEGNKEMYSMIAKPFLQNGHPVAVVGYDLCPTVSIFEIKKQVLKAFDTIKSRFPEFKLCIIGHSAGAYLAFAFARESKMYIKSLVLISGVYDVTHLIKTKMNELLQIDDKSADTLSLYQCCDKLQTESILFFFGTKESEEFQRQTQEFCEHVSKFNLNVHVCAFENEDHFSLVENFSENQSKVVDRIYLTLKV